In Trichosurus vulpecula isolate mTriVul1 unplaced genomic scaffold, mTriVul1.pri scaffold_170_arrow_ctg1, whole genome shotgun sequence, the following are encoded in one genomic region:
- the TRMU gene encoding mitochondrial tRNA-specific 2-thiouridylase 1 isoform X1 has product MAAAAGVGVVRRRVACAVSGGVDSAVAALLLRRRGYEVTGVFMRNWDSLDEHGACSADRDCEDAARVCRVLDIPFRQVSFVKEYWHDVFTDFLNEYERGRTPNPDILCNKHVKFKAFFRYAVGQLGADAMATGHYARTSLEDEDVFEQKRAPRPEGLFRNRFEARDAVKLLQGADSAKDQTFFLSQVPQEALRRTLFPLGGLTKGFVKKMAAENGLGHVLQRKESMGICFIGKRHLESFLLQYLRPRPGNFVSVEDGRVLGTHRGCFLFTLGQGAKLGGLRDPWYVVEKDVSSGDVFVVSVRGRDTRGGGEAWAGLLLDGALEFTGGRGRPGGEACPAAGCLSAHLAPRSPQAPGPDHPALYRDLLRTGRVHWIAEEPPARLVHRKMMECHVRWRHQMELVPCVLTLNQDGSVWVTSVKPMRALATGQFAVFYKGDECLGSGKIMRLGPSAYTLQLGRRRAALTSEASDGGQGLGPPADPTS; this is encoded by the exons ATGGCGGCGGCTGCTGGCGTCGGGGTCGTGCGGCGGCGGGTGGCGTGCGCTGTGTCTGGGGGCGTGGACAGCGCCGTGGCCGCGCTCCTGCTGCGCCGCAGAG GCTACGAGGTCACCGGCGTGTTTATGAGAAACTGGGACTCCCTGGACGAGCACGGCGCATGCTCCGCGGACAGGGACTGCGAGGACGCGGCCCGCGTGTGCCGCGTGCTGGACATCCCCTTCCGCCAGGTGTCCTTCGTCAAGGAGTATTGGCACGACGTGTTCAC GGACTTCCTGAATGAGTACGAGAGAGGGCGGACCCCGAACCCCGACATCCTGTGCAACAAGCACGTCAAGTTCAAGGCCTTCTTCCGCTATGCCGTCGGCCAGCTGG GAGCCGACGCGATGGCCACCGGACACTACGCCCGGACGTCCCTGGAGGACGAGGACGTGTTCGAGCAGAAGCGCGCGCCGAGGCCCGAGGGGCTCTTCCGGAACCGCTTCGAAGCCAGGGACG CCGTGAAGCTCCTCCAGGGGGCCGACTCCGCCAAGGACCAGACCTTCTTCCTCAGCCAGGTGCCCCAGGAGGCCTTGCGCAGGACCCTCTTCCCCCTGGGGGGGCTCACCAAGGGCTTCGTGAAGAAGATGGCGGCGGAGAACGGCCTGGGGCACGTGCTGcagaggaaggag AGCATGGGCATCTGCTTCATCGGGAAGCGGCACCTGGAGAGCTTCCTGCTGCAG TACTTACGGCCTCGCCCGGGGAACTTTGTGTCCGTAGAAGACGGCAGGGTCTTGGGAACGCACCGAG GCTGCTTCCTGTTCACGCTGGGCCAAGGCGCTAAGCTGGGGGGCCTGAGAGATCCGTGGTACGTGGTGGAGAAGGACGTGAGCAGCGGGGACGTGTTTGTGGTGAGCGTGCGTGGGCGTGACACgcgtgggggtggggaggcgtGGGCTGGCCTTCTCCTGGATGGGGCCCTCGAGTTTACCGGGGGACGCGGGAGGCCCGGGGGTGAGGCCTGCCCCGCCGCGGGCTGCTTGTCGGCCCACCTTGCGCCGCGCTCTCCCCAGGCCCCGGGCCCCGACCACCCTGCCCTCTACCGGGACCTGCTGCGCACCGGCCGCGTGCACTGGATCGCCGAGGAGCCCCCGGCCCGGCTGGTCCACCGCAAGATGATGGAGTGTCACGTCCGCTGGCGGCACCAGATGGAGCTAG TGCCCTGCGTGCTGACGCTCAATCAGGACGGCAGCGTGTGGGTGACCTCCGTGAAGCCGATGAGAGCCCTCGCCACGGGCCAG TTTGCTGTGTTCTACAAGGGCGATGAGTGTCTGGGCAGCGGGAAGATCATGAGACTGGGGCCTTCGGCCTACACGCTGCAGCTGGGAAGGAGGCGGGCTGCGCTGACCAGCGAGGCCTCGGATGGCGGTCAGGGCCTCGGCCCCCCCGCGGATCCCACCAGCTGA
- the TRMU gene encoding mitochondrial tRNA-specific 2-thiouridylase 1 isoform X3 — MAAAAGVGVVRRRVACAVSGGVDSAVAALLLRRRGYEVTGVFMRNWDSLDEHGACSADRDCEDAARVCRVLDIPFRQVSFVKEYWHDVFTDFLNEYERGRTPNPDILCNKHVKFKAFFRYAVGQLGADAMATGHYARTSLEDEDVFEQKRAPRPEGLFRNRFEARDAVKLLQGADSAKDQTFFLSQVPQEALRRTLFPLGGLTKGFVKKMAAENGLGHVLQRKESMGICFIGKRHLESFLLQYLRPRPGNFVSVEDGRVLGTHRGCFLFTLGQGAKLGGLRDPWYVVEKDVSSGDVFVAPGPDHPALYRDLLRTGRVHWIAEEPPARLVHRKMMECHVRWRHQMELVPCVLTLNQDGSVWVTSVKPMRALATGQFAVFYKGDECLGSGKIMRLGPSAYTLQLGRRRAALTSEASDGGQGLGPPADPTS; from the exons ATGGCGGCGGCTGCTGGCGTCGGGGTCGTGCGGCGGCGGGTGGCGTGCGCTGTGTCTGGGGGCGTGGACAGCGCCGTGGCCGCGCTCCTGCTGCGCCGCAGAG GCTACGAGGTCACCGGCGTGTTTATGAGAAACTGGGACTCCCTGGACGAGCACGGCGCATGCTCCGCGGACAGGGACTGCGAGGACGCGGCCCGCGTGTGCCGCGTGCTGGACATCCCCTTCCGCCAGGTGTCCTTCGTCAAGGAGTATTGGCACGACGTGTTCAC GGACTTCCTGAATGAGTACGAGAGAGGGCGGACCCCGAACCCCGACATCCTGTGCAACAAGCACGTCAAGTTCAAGGCCTTCTTCCGCTATGCCGTCGGCCAGCTGG GAGCCGACGCGATGGCCACCGGACACTACGCCCGGACGTCCCTGGAGGACGAGGACGTGTTCGAGCAGAAGCGCGCGCCGAGGCCCGAGGGGCTCTTCCGGAACCGCTTCGAAGCCAGGGACG CCGTGAAGCTCCTCCAGGGGGCCGACTCCGCCAAGGACCAGACCTTCTTCCTCAGCCAGGTGCCCCAGGAGGCCTTGCGCAGGACCCTCTTCCCCCTGGGGGGGCTCACCAAGGGCTTCGTGAAGAAGATGGCGGCGGAGAACGGCCTGGGGCACGTGCTGcagaggaaggag AGCATGGGCATCTGCTTCATCGGGAAGCGGCACCTGGAGAGCTTCCTGCTGCAG TACTTACGGCCTCGCCCGGGGAACTTTGTGTCCGTAGAAGACGGCAGGGTCTTGGGAACGCACCGAG GCTGCTTCCTGTTCACGCTGGGCCAAGGCGCTAAGCTGGGGGGCCTGAGAGATCCGTGGTACGTGGTGGAGAAGGACGTGAGCAGCGGGGACGTGTTTGTG GCCCCGGGCCCCGACCACCCTGCCCTCTACCGGGACCTGCTGCGCACCGGCCGCGTGCACTGGATCGCCGAGGAGCCCCCGGCCCGGCTGGTCCACCGCAAGATGATGGAGTGTCACGTCCGCTGGCGGCACCAGATGGAGCTAG TGCCCTGCGTGCTGACGCTCAATCAGGACGGCAGCGTGTGGGTGACCTCCGTGAAGCCGATGAGAGCCCTCGCCACGGGCCAG TTTGCTGTGTTCTACAAGGGCGATGAGTGTCTGGGCAGCGGGAAGATCATGAGACTGGGGCCTTCGGCCTACACGCTGCAGCTGGGAAGGAGGCGGGCTGCGCTGACCAGCGAGGCCTCGGATGGCGGTCAGGGCCTCGGCCCCCCCGCGGATCCCACCAGCTGA
- the TRMU gene encoding mitochondrial tRNA-specific 2-thiouridylase 1 isoform X2, with product MAAAAGVGVVRRRVACAVSGGVDSAVAALLLRRRGYEVTGVFMRNWDSLDEHGACSADRDCEDAARVCRVLDIPFRQVSFVKEYWHDVFTDFLNEYERGRTPNPDILCNKHVKFKAFFRYAVGQLGADAMATGHYARTSLEDEDVFEQKRAPRPEGLFRNRFEARDAVKLLQGADSAKDQTFFLSQVPQEALRRTLFPLGGLTKGFVKKMAAENGLGHVLQRKESMGICFIGKRHLESFLLQVRRLGRGRPPAAPGSSGRFLHLRPPSVLQYLRPRPGNFVSVEDGRVLGTHRGCFLFTLGQGAKLGGLRDPWYVVEKDVSSGDVFVAPGPDHPALYRDLLRTGRVHWIAEEPPARLVHRKMMECHVRWRHQMELVPCVLTLNQDGSVWVTSVKPMRALATGQFAVFYKGDECLGSGKIMRLGPSAYTLQLGRRRAALTSEASDGGQGLGPPADPTS from the exons ATGGCGGCGGCTGCTGGCGTCGGGGTCGTGCGGCGGCGGGTGGCGTGCGCTGTGTCTGGGGGCGTGGACAGCGCCGTGGCCGCGCTCCTGCTGCGCCGCAGAG GCTACGAGGTCACCGGCGTGTTTATGAGAAACTGGGACTCCCTGGACGAGCACGGCGCATGCTCCGCGGACAGGGACTGCGAGGACGCGGCCCGCGTGTGCCGCGTGCTGGACATCCCCTTCCGCCAGGTGTCCTTCGTCAAGGAGTATTGGCACGACGTGTTCAC GGACTTCCTGAATGAGTACGAGAGAGGGCGGACCCCGAACCCCGACATCCTGTGCAACAAGCACGTCAAGTTCAAGGCCTTCTTCCGCTATGCCGTCGGCCAGCTGG GAGCCGACGCGATGGCCACCGGACACTACGCCCGGACGTCCCTGGAGGACGAGGACGTGTTCGAGCAGAAGCGCGCGCCGAGGCCCGAGGGGCTCTTCCGGAACCGCTTCGAAGCCAGGGACG CCGTGAAGCTCCTCCAGGGGGCCGACTCCGCCAAGGACCAGACCTTCTTCCTCAGCCAGGTGCCCCAGGAGGCCTTGCGCAGGACCCTCTTCCCCCTGGGGGGGCTCACCAAGGGCTTCGTGAAGAAGATGGCGGCGGAGAACGGCCTGGGGCACGTGCTGcagaggaaggag AGCATGGGCATCTGCTTCATCGGGAAGCGGCACCTGGAGAGCTTCCTGCTGCAGGTGAGGCGCCTTGGGCGGGGCCGCCCACCCGCAGCGCCGGGGTCCTCAGGGCGCTTCCTGCACCTAAGGCCTCCCTCCGTCTTGCAGTACTTACGGCCTCGCCCGGGGAACTTTGTGTCCGTAGAAGACGGCAGGGTCTTGGGAACGCACCGAG GCTGCTTCCTGTTCACGCTGGGCCAAGGCGCTAAGCTGGGGGGCCTGAGAGATCCGTGGTACGTGGTGGAGAAGGACGTGAGCAGCGGGGACGTGTTTGTG GCCCCGGGCCCCGACCACCCTGCCCTCTACCGGGACCTGCTGCGCACCGGCCGCGTGCACTGGATCGCCGAGGAGCCCCCGGCCCGGCTGGTCCACCGCAAGATGATGGAGTGTCACGTCCGCTGGCGGCACCAGATGGAGCTAG TGCCCTGCGTGCTGACGCTCAATCAGGACGGCAGCGTGTGGGTGACCTCCGTGAAGCCGATGAGAGCCCTCGCCACGGGCCAG TTTGCTGTGTTCTACAAGGGCGATGAGTGTCTGGGCAGCGGGAAGATCATGAGACTGGGGCCTTCGGCCTACACGCTGCAGCTGGGAAGGAGGCGGGCTGCGCTGACCAGCGAGGCCTCGGATGGCGGTCAGGGCCTCGGCCCCCCCGCGGATCCCACCAGCTGA